From Mycobacterium colombiense CECT 3035:
GGCGATGATCACCAACACCGAAATCGCGCAAGGCAAACCCATGGTGTTGAAGTACGGCAGCGTGGTGAAGCTCAGGCACATGGTGGCACCCGCAATCGTCAAGCCGGAACCCAGAATGACATGCGAGACACCGTGATAAGCCACGTAGAACGCGGTTTCGTGATCTAGGCCTTTCGATCTTTCCTCTTGATATCGGCCCAGCAGGAAGATCACATAATCCGTTCCGGCGGCCAGGGCCAGCATCGTCACCATGCTCACCGCGTACGGGGTCAAACCGATGATTTTCAGGTAACCCGCTGTGGCGGTAACGCCTTGCGCGGCAAAGAGTTCCAGGCCGATGATGACCATGGACACCAGCATCGTCACGACCGAGCGGTAGATGGCGAGCAGCATCACGATGATGACGGCGACCGACACCAACTCCATCGTTGCCATGCTTTGATGCCCGGCGACGCTGGTATCGGCGTTGAGGACGCTGTTACCGGCGACGTGGGCCTTGATGCCCGGCGGCGCCGGCACCGAGTCGACGATCTGACGAACAGCAGCCACCGAGTCATGGCTCTCACTGGTGCCCTGGGAGCCGTTGAGGAAGATCTGCACGTACGCGGACTTGCCGTCCACGCTCTGTGAGCCCGCCGCGGTCAGCGGATCACTCCAGAAATCCTGAACGTTCTGCACATGCTGGTGATCGGCCCTCAGCTTGGCAACGATCTGGTCGTAGAACTTGTGCGCGGAATCGCCGAGCTTGTCCTTCCCCTCGAGCACGACCATCGCTGAAGAATCCGAATCGTACTGCTGAAACACCTTGCCGATATTCAGCATCGCCTGATAGGACGGCGCATTGGTCGGACTCATCGGCACCGACCGGCTCGCCGCGACCTCATCGAGGGAGGGGACCAAGGTGCCCAGGCCGATCGCCACGAGCACCCAGAACACGATGATCGGCAGCGAGAAGATGCGGACCATCCGCCCCAAGAACGGGCGATGGGGCTTCGAGTGCTGGATGCTCATACGGATTTCACCAAGCAGTAGATGAACGGTTTGATCAAGTCGGTGCTGGCCCGGTCGTCGCGGACGTCGCCGTCGACCGTGACCCGGCATCGAAGGTCGCTGACGTTTCGGTCACCCTGAGCCATGATGTTGGCCGACATCGATGGCAGCGTTGTCACGATCGTGAATGACCAAGGCAGCGGAGTGTTTTCGACGAGATGGGGCTGACCGTTCTCATCGAGGTAGTTGAGGTTCGCGGTGCCCCCGGAACCTGTGATCTCGT
This genomic window contains:
- a CDS encoding MmpS family transport accessory protein — protein: MLLVVVVALGAYAILRIHGFGGPRAPKSAEGSGITANFNPKHITYEITGSGGTANLNYLDENGQPHLVENTPLPWSFTIVTTLPSMSANIMAQGDRNVSDLRCRVTVDGDVRDDRASTDLIKPFIYCLVKSV